TGTGACGGTTGTACCCATCTTTATTTCATTAGTATTGGAAGCAATAGCAGCAAGTATGATCCATGGATCAGCGACAGTTTTTGATGCCCCATTGCTTGGATAAATATGATCCCACGTGAAAAATCCATCCCAGCCTGCTTCTTCGGCTGCTTCAGCAAGCTTCACAAAATTCTTCGGATTACCCTCTAGTGCGAAATTGGCAATATAAACACCGTTCTTCATTATCGTTCCTTTCCATATGATATAGGGCGTACTCATCGAAGTGAGGATATCTGGTCATAAAATGGTGGTGGACCGGGTGGGATTTGAACCCACGCCCTCTTGATTGCGAACCAAGCGATCTGCCAGCTGATCTACCGGCCCACATTTTTAGTGAAGCTGAGAGCAGATCAATACACGCAAATCTAGCGATGGGTACTTCGTACAATGGTCCCATTTTGAGTTGTCTTAAAATCTTGCCGAATCGACTACTGTATATTATCTATACTTCTATTCCAAATGCTTCCGAGAACCGCTCTATCTTCTTAAACTCCTGAAGAAACTCTCTTCCCTTCTCTGTGAGGGCATAAACCCGTCTGTTTTCATCGATGTCATTTTCCAGAATCAATCCCTTTTTCATTAGCTCTTCGAGATACTCAGTTAGGCGGTCATGAGACAGATTTGCTCCATACAGGATTTTTGTTGGACCTACACCATTGCTCCCCTCACGTTCAATCGTACGCATCATATCAACTAGGATTCTTATTTTTGATCGGTACGATTTTGTCATGTATCTCTCCCCGCTCCGACAAGCATCAATAGCAATACAGCAAAACCTAGGAATTGAAGGACTTGCCCTACTAGATACCCCCGAATTGCATTGGCAGCGATAATCGAAGTGATGTGACTTGTCAGGATAAGTACGAAGGCTGCAAAAACATAGAACGCATATCTGTTTCTATTTGATAGATAGTTCATGAGTGATTGTAGTACCACAACTATCAAGACAAGTATTGCAACCATCTCAAGGCTGGGGTCAAGCAGGAATGGCAAGGCGAGCAGTATCACAACCGAGGGGGTTTTCTCAGAACGAGTATGCCGAGTAGAAATGGCAAAGATGAGGTATGCCATTATTCTCATCATGCCATATGCAATTGTTACCACACTAATGAGGGTATTAGAACCTGCTCCCCCTTCATTTTGAAGCACAAAGAAATACAGTGTTCCAACGACTCGTCCCAGCATTCCAGCAGATAATATGAGAAAACCAGTTGATAAGTCCGCCAACCGTTTCTGCTCTGTGATTCCATATGCTTTGTTAGCGTAATGAGATACAGCTAAAGCAATGATTCCGCTGATTGTCTCCAAGAGGAGATCCAATCTAATTAGTTGAACAATTGGTTGCTGCATTATGGAACAGTCCTTGGCGTGTCTGGAATGCTACTCTACTGCTTAACTGGTTGCATACTTCCTTTTGTACTCTACTCTGATATATTGGTATGACCTGCAAAATGTTACTGGATGATTCATACATATTATAGATTCATTGACCCTTTAAAATCAAAAGCAGAAGAACCCCGTGAACTACAATGAAGCGCCCCACGAAAGCAGCCGTTGTGTTCGTGCTTGTTATCGTAGCAAGCGGCCTACTTGCGGGTCATATTCTATCAGTCGATGCAACTGCTGAATTCATGTCTGCTAGTACATCATCTCGTAACATAGATGTTGGCCAGAGTTTTGTTCTATTATCACGAGGCGGAGCACAAGCTGATTCCAATAGTGGCAAGATACATGCCCTGACCAAGCTAGAACTGTACTTCAAAATCGCTGGGAAGGAGAATCGACGATTACAATTGACCGCCTCCTCGGGACACCTAATCTTGAATGAAACTCGCTTTGCTGTTGAAGAAGGCAGAGGAGTTTTCTGCAGACCCAGTCAAGGAAGATTCAACGGGACAACGGTTGTGGGATTTCGTCTCAATGTAACAGATTCAGAAGGAAAGGCCTGGACTGTTGCTTTTCTTGGGAACGTTGCGTCAGCAGCTCGAGTGAAGGCTCTTCGCATGATTGGAAAGATTCGCGTAGGCGGGTTGGAATACAGATGGCGGCACATTGGACGTGTCCGCAGAGCCTAATGAAGGTGGAAGAAATTAACGGCTACGGGTGATTGTATTTTTCAC
Above is a window of Candidatus Thorarchaeota archaeon DNA encoding:
- a CDS encoding helix-turn-helix transcriptional regulator, whose amino-acid sequence is MTKSYRSKIRILVDMMRTIEREGSNGVGPTKILYGANLSHDRLTEYLEELMKKGLILENDIDENRRVYALTEKGREFLQEFKKIERFSEAFGIEV